The following coding sequences lie in one Spinacia oleracea cultivar Varoflay chromosome 1, BTI_SOV_V1, whole genome shotgun sequence genomic window:
- the LOC110799556 gene encoding F-box/LRR-repeat protein 12-like — protein sequence MINTCDLHKTMSRYHHLRSLSLSGCSTLPDSGLKLLQYSGSNLRALHLDCCFKISDNGVSFAASGCPLLKFISLYRCNITDVGLESLAKSCLGLEDVNLTYCLGITDSGINSLVRNCVHLYGIRISNCRNIKGVGFCGCSRTLGYLEAESCKLDQEGIASMVSGGGLKYLNILNLSWSILGDGLSAIGGGFGKMIRVLYMRLCRTIRDEGVGLIARGCPSLVEWNLASCHEIRVLGWESIGLNCNNLERLHVNRCRNLCDRGLEALKNGSKKLDVLHMNGCPQMSTIAIELFRLSRGDLIKEDEHFIIGHNWQFWCYPRIWWSNYLVMFLLFSFKLSRSLHQF from the coding sequence ATGATCAACACATGTGACCTTCATAAAACAATGTCACGTTACCATCACCTACGATCACTATCCTTATCTGGGTGCAGTACACTACCAGATTCAGGTCTAAAGTTGTTACAGTACTCTGGTTCAAATCTTCGAGCCTTACATTTGGATTGTTGTTTTAAGATCAGTGATAATGGTGTTTCGTTTGCAGCAAGTGGTTGCCCTTTGTTGAAGTTTATCAGCCTATATCGTTGCAATATTACTGATGTAGGTTTGGAAAGCTTGGCTAAGTCTTGTTTGGGATTGGAAGATGTTAATCTTACCTATTGTTTGGGTATTACTGATAGTGGTATAAACTCTCTTGTTCGGAATTGTGTTCATCTATATGGGATTAGAATTAGCAATTGTAGGAACATAAAGGGTGTTGGGTTTTGTGGGTGTTCTCGAACTTTGGGTTATTTGGAAGCTGAATCTTGTAAACTCGACCAGGAAGGGATAGCAAGTATGGTAAGCGGAGGAGGATTGAAGTATCTAAACATTTTGAATCTTAGTTGGTCGATTCTTGGAGATGGATTATCAGCAATTGGAGGAGGATTTGGAAAAATGATTAGGGTTTTATATATGAGACTATGTAGAACAATTAGGGATGAGGGTGTCGGACTAATTGCTCGCGGTTGTCCTTCATTAGTGGAGTGGAATTTGGCATCATGTCATGAGATTCGAGTTTTAGGGTGGGAGTCGATTGGCTTGAATTGTAACAATTTGGAAAGACTCCATGTGAATCGATGTAGGAACTTGTGTGATCGTGGGTTGGAAGCTTTGAAGAATGGTTCCAAGAAGCTTGATGTTTTGCATATGAATGGATGTCCTCAAATGAGTACAATAGCAATTGAATTGTTTAGGTTATCAAGAGGTGATCTTATCAAAGAAGATGAACATTTCATAATTGGCCATAACTGGCAGTTTTGGTGTTACCCCAGAATTTGGTGGAGTAATTATCTAGTTATGTTTTTATTGTTTAgcttcaaactttcaagaagtTTGCATCAGTTTTGA